The sequence TCTGACGTGAACGACAACCTCAGCGTCGTGGTTGTTGCTCTTGGCTAGAATTCCAAGCGAATGCTGGGCTAATATTTGACCGAAGAAGTTCACCGAGTCTGTGTCGAGCCGAATTTCCATCAGGGAGCAACCCCGGGATTCATTGCTGACGGATTCTTCTCAAGGGGCCATGGTATGCACAGGACATCCGTACATCTCGGAATAGAGTCAACGGTCGTTGCAGCAGGAGACGAAGGTCGACAGTAAGCAGGGGTTATAACCGGGCTTGAAAGCTTGAGATATCAATCCGTGCCCCTGTTACTGACTTTGCCACCGTCACATGCCTGTCGTCAAAGTGGGAATGAAAATAGGATTTGGTCCTAAGCAAATGAAAAATGGGGTCACAGTTGGTTCAGGCCCAAACAGAGCAGTGAATGGGGGATTGACGAGTTAACTaagtaactaactagttagggTTAAGTACGCTGCAGCAGCTAGTTACCAAGACAAAGACCAAAAACCTCAAAACAACTGCAAACCTGAGCAACCAAAAAATCATCACTGAGCACAACAGATACCCAGATTTCTCTTCCTTTGAGCCAAAGTCAATATCATGTGCAAGGAGATATCACAATAATGGTGAATCTCATCGCAAAGATTCGTAGAGACCTTTTTGATGTGCTGCTGATTCATATGTGCTGCTCTCACGTCTTTTCCCCTCTTTGGAATACTTCACTTCAATTCTTTGTGATGATTTAGTACCTTGAGATAGTACTAGATACATTGCTGTACACTCTGTCTTATCCTGAGCAGACAATATGCCTATTCTGCCTCAAATACTCAGATGCGTGCAACTGCCGGGGATCCTGGGGAAAAGGGATTGCTGAAGCTTTCAAGGCAAAGGTGACTTGATTTCTACCTGCTGCTGTGCTTCTATCAGAGCGGATATCCAGTTTGCTTCCACATAAAATCTTGGACGGCATTCTTTTAAGCTGTTGAAGTTGAAGTGGGAGCATATATCAGAGATGACTCACTGGAGTCGCGATCATACCCCGTACCCTCAAGGCTCGAAATTCTATTCATTACTAGGAATAATGCACCAGTACCCGGCCGCATTCCGTCTCTTCCGCGCTCACTGTCGAAAATacctcccactgcaagccCAAAACCAGAAACAACCAAGACACATCCGCACATACGAATGGGATATCAGACACGGTGGGCAGTGATAGTAGCGGCACTAGATACCCCGAGGGCACAGTCCTGATAACCCCGCCCCAGCCACAAGATTACAATCCCCAGTGCCCCAGACTCGACATGCGATGGAAGAGGGCGCGGAAGAGGGGCTAGAGGGGCACGAGGACGAGGACGAGGAGCGCGAAGGAGAGCACGAGGAGTTGCAAACACAACTGCATATGCACCAGCTGCTCCATCTAAAAAGCACTGGATAGTCTGCCTCTTCATGTCCTGGCACTACGGCCCGCGAAACCGGGACCCATCAGAGGTACCTCTGCGGAATACAGTCAGTGTGGTAGTGGAATTTGAAGACGCAGGTGGAGAGATTCCGTCGGGAAGGACAGGGTGCGGGGAAATTGTTTGCATGCAAGTTCAATTCAGGACTCTTTGCTGTGCCATGGGAGCAGACAAGAGAAGTCCCTCAGAGGTCAGGGTTGGAAGTGACTGTTGTGAGTCGCATGGAGGAGTGGTTTATTTGGGATTTGGCCTAAAGGAGTGGCTTGCAGTTCTAAAGTACCCTAGACTTACCCATTTTCTATCCCGTTATGCTTCTGATGTTCTGATACGACAAATGCATAGAATTCCAATCAATGGAATTATCATTCAAGCGTCGATCCTGGCTACCTCCTGGCTACGAAGGCTCAGTATCAACACAGTCTCCTGTAGCACAGGAAATATTTGCCTTCCTCCACTCGAGAATGCCGATTTACACAATGGTATGTGATCAGATTCTCCAGGCTGTTCAAGTACTATGCCAAGAAGCACTTGTTTCGTGCAGCGCTTGCGCGATGTTTGCCTCTTCCCCCCATCGACAGGGGGTCGACATGATGCAGTATCACCCATCTCTCCACATTATCCCAGCACCCAGCCAGCCATCACAGAACTCCGGGGCGGCCCGCGCGGGAGACAACCCTAATGACGCCCTTGATTCCTGATCCACAATATCTGGAGTACTCAGGCTGGCTGAATCTGGGATACTAACAGTCCATAATCCCTGCTGATATTGTGATTGAGGCGAGTGGGAGAGAAACATCACTACTCCTCCAATTATTCTTCCATGACACGCGAAAGACCAGTTGCAGCAGCATCTGATGGTCTCTGGATGAGGGGAAGTCGGATATTTAAGCCCATCTATTTCCTCTTGGGACTTGATTGCCTTGTCTGCTTATCTCCTCACTTCAGCTCCTATTCGCCTTTATTTGTTCATTTCTTTTAGGCAAAAGCTCACTCTTCGCATCATGGCTACAGCCCACCCTGAAGGAGAGGTCTTCTTTAGGAAAAGTTCTCTCAAGCTAGACACATTCAATGCTGATGATCCCAGGTCCTTTTACGGACATTTCCTAATTGAGTTCGCCAGCAACGAGTACTTTGCAAGACAACACCACGAGTTGCCCCCAGCGCGAACGCATCCGCGCTCAACGTATCGCCGCGAAAGGGCTTCTGGCGTTCCAGACCGCCAGTGGCGGTATGGATTTTGGGAGGAACTCCCTGTTAGTCTAGGGCAAGCCGACAGCATACGCAGGCGTTTTAACGTCCCTCTGGAGACTACTGTCAACCGTTTTAGGGACAGAGCCAATGGTGGCGCTCAGCATGTGAGTAAATAGTACATGCAATCTAGGTTTTCCATCTGTTGCTAACCATCCGTGTCTCTCCGCAGGTTTGGGTCCATCCTTGCCCGATGCCCACCGAGCAAGAAACGTGGGCCTGGTTTGATGTCAGTACCTTATCGGGATGCTCCTGTTCTTCGCTCGAAAGAGAGAAGTCTGACGCGCCAATAGATGCTTATCCCGATTCGTGCCATCTATCTTCCACTATCGCAGGCGGCAGAAGAATCCTTCCCCCATCTTTGCACATATGTCCAGATTGTCTTTTATCAACAAGGCGTGCGGGACGTATGGCGTCCAAACCAGGGCCGGTTTCTAAGCCATACATTTACCACTACCCATGGAGTTGGTTTTGCTCTCGGCTTTACATTGGGCATCAACATTCACGGTATGTTGGACTACCTACCTACATAATTGGCTTTTTTTTATCACTAATTTTCCACGTGCAGAAAGCATGAAGCTCCTTGGTCTACCACCAAAACTCCGTAATACTAATATTTGGCGAGAGAAGCTGATCGTCATACGCGGTCGCGACGAAATTAGGACGCAAACCAGGACTGcgctgcccccgccccggTTTGATTTTGTCGACTTCATCAATGCCAATTTCGCCGTTGAGGTGATTTGGAAGCCCGTGCCGCCACGAAGCTCGTTCCTCCTTAACCTCATTGAAAATCTTATAACCGCCGCCCTGGACCTGGTCCCTGTCGTGGGACCCCTATTGTCGGCTAGTTTCACAGCTGCATGGCTTGCAATTACTGATCCAGAAGCCTTCGCAGAGTGGGCGGCAAACGGTGGCTGGTTACCTGATTACCTTGATGCCATGAGATCTAGTTGCCGTTCCATGGGGAAATACATCGATCCAGGGTTCTTGAGTGGTGTCCGCGCCATTTCACGGAGGGGCCTCCTACTTCCGCCTGCAACAGACGGCAATCACAGTAACGAGAGCCAAGTTGTCGTGCCTCCAGCCCAAACTTCCACCAGCACCATGGAGGATTCTGTCGAATCATCCAACCTAGCCGACGTGGGACCATCTGCGGTCCTACTCTCTGGGCTTCGCATCATTGCCTTCTCTGCCACCAGCGGCAAGACTGCACACCAAGATGGCGAGCTGCATAGCGACATTCTGCGCCGAGCAGTGCGCTGTGACGCTATGAGCCTTGAGGAGGCCTTCGCGGTTCAAAGAGGTCTCGAAGCGCTGCCTGATGGCGGCGACGATTCGGAGGACGGTGAAATATCAAAGCTGTAGGGGGTAGAACACCCACTAATCATTGGGAAGACTTGGGTATTAATCATCTGCTGCCGACAGTATCTTGTGACTCTGCCTTGTTTGACTTCATCCAATCATTCTGAATTTTCTGCTGTTGTGCTGCGAGATTCATAACATTCTGATttcagggaaaaaaaaaaggaaattaatattatattGCTAAGTAAC is a genomic window of Coccidioides posadasii str. Silveira chromosome 3, complete sequence containing:
- a CDS encoding uncharacterized protein (EggNog:ENOG410PS0I), with amino-acid sequence MATAHPEGEVFFRKSSLKLDTFNADDPRSFYGHFLIEFASNEYFARQHHELPPARTHPRSTYRRERASGVPDRQWRYGFWEELPVSLGQADSIRRRFNVPLETTVNRFRDRANGGAQHVWVHPCPMPTEQETWAWFDMLIPIRAIYLPLSQAAEESFPHLCTYVQIVFYQQGVRDVWRPNQGRFLSHTFTTTHGVGFALGFTLGINIHESMKLLGLPPKLRNTNIWREKLIVIRGRDEIRTQTRTALPPPRFDFVDFINANFAVEVIWKPVPPRSSFLLNLIENLITAALDLVPVVGPLLSASFTAAWLAITDPEAFAEWAANGGWLPDYLDAMRSSCRSMGKYIDPGFLSGVRAISRRGLLLPPATDGNHSNESQVVVPPAQTSTSTMEDSVESSNLADVGPSAVLLSGLRIIAFSATSGKTAHQDGELHSDILRRAVRCDAMSLEEAFAVQRGLEALPDGGDDSEDGEISKL